A single region of the Bacteroides luhongzhouii genome encodes:
- a CDS encoding IPT/TIG domain-containing protein — translation MKNKLHYFILLFVLAALTGCNEKLSIETEIQGAPEISEFTPTSGKAGTEITVKGSNLRDIVSATIGGVESQILYKLSQQEIVIVVPREGTKSGKIVLATSRKDDAGESTRTESAQSFSVTYPTPHVTDFPKGGRVGNNVEILGADLDIISKVFMGDEEGEIIYQSEKEIAVKVPFIIDDEATVSLKYTNQTGGESEIKGESGDFIVEKDEPEIEKIDQESLMERSLLTLGGKNLNLIEYIYFGEEKYAPVSQDGSTIVFRVPTLPETRTVKIKVTYYRETKEIILSDACEVIRMKNLFSANQAIGTRNSKYGYGSMLNGNSADGNPICTPCVLKEEENFDKIDFAGYVNSGLDFALNSPDAILNPDPANTKNNLKNYWCGTAAVPNAENFTIFAPFTAVQTRFYVLNPTTHAALIEQIRAGRDQLEITPSLFTSLNITKSSARTRKPNDKDSSGMPKEPEGFVSEQVFDKGSVVVFYNNHKDKYGILDILDVFVDYSQTNNINNGDKNNQGIAYITFDVYYQR, via the coding sequence ATGAAAAATAAACTTCATTACTTCATCCTCCTTTTCGTACTTGCGGCACTGACGGGCTGCAACGAAAAGTTGAGTATTGAAACTGAAATACAAGGTGCACCGGAAATCAGTGAGTTTACCCCAACCAGCGGAAAAGCCGGTACGGAGATTACGGTGAAAGGTAGTAATCTGCGCGATATCGTTTCTGCAACCATCGGTGGTGTAGAAAGCCAGATACTTTATAAACTGTCACAACAGGAAATCGTGATTGTTGTGCCACGTGAAGGAACAAAAAGCGGAAAAATCGTGCTTGCCACTTCCCGCAAGGACGATGCCGGCGAAAGCACCCGCACAGAAAGTGCGCAATCATTCTCCGTCACCTATCCTACTCCACATGTGACTGACTTCCCGAAAGGTGGAAGAGTAGGAAACAACGTCGAGATTTTGGGAGCTGACCTTGACATTATCTCAAAGGTCTTTATGGGCGACGAAGAGGGAGAGATCATTTATCAAAGTGAAAAAGAGATCGCGGTAAAAGTGCCGTTTATTATTGATGACGAGGCAACTGTATCATTAAAGTATACCAACCAGACAGGAGGCGAATCTGAAATTAAAGGAGAGTCCGGTGACTTTATTGTAGAAAAGGATGAACCGGAAATAGAGAAGATAGATCAGGAAAGTCTAATGGAAAGAAGCCTGCTCACATTGGGCGGCAAAAACCTCAACCTGATTGAGTATATCTATTTCGGAGAAGAAAAGTATGCACCGGTCAGCCAGGATGGAAGTACCATTGTTTTCAGAGTACCCACTTTGCCGGAGACACGCACCGTGAAGATTAAAGTGACCTATTATAGAGAAACGAAGGAAATTATCTTATCCGACGCTTGCGAGGTGATTCGCATGAAGAACTTGTTCAGTGCCAATCAGGCAATAGGAACGCGTAACAGCAAGTATGGTTATGGCAGTATGCTCAACGGTAATTCTGCGGACGGCAATCCGATATGCACTCCTTGTGTACTGAAAGAGGAAGAGAATTTTGATAAGATAGACTTCGCCGGATATGTGAACAGCGGACTCGACTTTGCACTCAATTCACCGGATGCGATACTTAATCCTGATCCGGCCAACACCAAAAACAACTTGAAGAATTACTGGTGCGGAACAGCGGCTGTGCCTAATGCGGAGAACTTCACGATATTTGCTCCTTTCACGGCAGTGCAAACAAGGTTCTATGTTCTGAATCCTACCACTCATGCCGCGCTTATCGAACAAATCAGAGCAGGCAGAGATCAACTGGAAATCACTCCGTCACTCTTTACCAGTCTGAATATAACCAAGAGTTCTGCACGTACGCGCAAGCCGAATGACAAAGACTCGTCGGGTATGCCCAAAGAACCGGAAGGTTTCGTAAGCGAACAGGTATTTGATAAAGGCAGTGTAGTCGTATTCTACAATAACCACAAGGATAAATATGGTATTCTTGATATTCTGGATGTATTCGTAGATTACAGTCAGACCAACAACATCAATAACGGCGACAAGAATAATCAAGGTATCGCCTACATTACATTCGATGTTTACTATCAACGCTAA
- a CDS encoding RagB/SusD family nutrient uptake outer membrane protein: MKLKHIFTASLSACVLGLSSCDLNITPDSYIPDGSFYKNEAEMNTAVIGCYGGMQAPLNIEWTLTELRADNTRMNSNSSTNDAFLQQQALDLGTMDASNANIRTYWEATYSNINSCNNVLAPENLAVVTNEKKRAQFEGEVRFIRAYHYFNLVRLFGPTFIVTEELSVAEAMKKDRSSVEATYKQIIDDLQRSVDNLEGITYNIADLGRVTQAAAQSLLAKVYLTLGKYTEAKSLLKAVVDVKGDQLTVSYSDVFDISKEMNDEIIFAIRYKSGSLGIGSPFANTFAPTKSGANVVTGDGDGRNYPTTEVLGIYPEGDLRKEASVTDHYIDPSKKDPVVISDQSAYIKKFVSPVSVRYDGENDWPVIRHADVLLMYAEVLNETDGPATGLPYLNEVRRRAGLAAIAASEVPVRYAFREKLEKERRLELAFENQRWFDLLRWGKAVEVVNKQITETEGFYDKYAFTVNKIADWQLLLPIPQSVIDNNPSVVTQNPNY; the protein is encoded by the coding sequence ATGAAACTAAAACATATATTTACCGCCAGTCTGTCCGCTTGTGTATTGGGTCTTTCTTCCTGCGACCTCAACATTACACCGGACTCCTATATCCCCGACGGTTCATTCTACAAGAATGAAGCCGAAATGAATACTGCCGTCATCGGTTGCTACGGAGGAATGCAGGCTCCATTGAATATCGAATGGACACTGACCGAACTGCGTGCCGACAATACGCGTATGAACAGCAACAGTTCGACCAACGATGCGTTCCTGCAACAACAGGCGCTGGACCTCGGTACCATGGATGCCAGCAATGCCAACATACGTACTTACTGGGAAGCCACTTACAGCAATATCAACAGTTGCAATAACGTATTGGCTCCCGAGAATCTGGCTGTCGTAACCAACGAGAAGAAACGGGCACAATTTGAAGGAGAAGTACGTTTCATCCGTGCATACCATTACTTCAACCTCGTACGTCTTTTCGGCCCTACCTTCATTGTTACGGAGGAATTGAGTGTGGCCGAAGCCATGAAAAAAGATCGTAGCAGCGTGGAAGCGACTTACAAGCAGATTATCGACGACCTTCAAAGATCCGTTGACAACTTGGAAGGAATTACATACAACATAGCAGACTTGGGACGGGTGACGCAGGCAGCGGCTCAATCCCTGCTGGCCAAAGTTTACCTGACTCTTGGGAAATATACGGAAGCCAAGAGCTTGCTCAAAGCTGTGGTGGATGTAAAAGGAGATCAGTTGACGGTTAGTTATTCCGATGTATTCGATATTTCCAAAGAAATGAACGATGAGATTATCTTTGCCATCCGCTATAAATCCGGTAGTCTGGGTATCGGCTCGCCTTTTGCCAATACTTTTGCTCCTACCAAGAGCGGCGCCAATGTAGTGACGGGTGACGGTGACGGACGTAACTATCCGACAACAGAAGTTCTCGGAATTTATCCGGAAGGTGATTTGCGTAAGGAGGCCAGCGTGACCGACCATTATATCGATCCGAGCAAGAAAGACCCGGTGGTCATTTCAGATCAATCGGCTTATATCAAGAAGTTCGTTTCTCCCGTGAGCGTACGTTATGATGGAGAAAACGACTGGCCTGTCATTCGTCATGCCGATGTGCTGCTTATGTATGCCGAAGTGTTGAACGAAACAGATGGCCCCGCCACCGGACTTCCTTATCTCAACGAAGTGCGCCGCCGTGCCGGACTGGCTGCCATAGCTGCTTCTGAAGTGCCTGTGAGATATGCTTTCCGCGAAAAACTGGAAAAAGAACGCCGTCTGGAACTGGCATTCGAGAACCAACGTTGGTTCGACCTCCTGCGTTGGGGCAAAGCAGTGGAAGTAGTCAACAAGCAAATCACCGAAACGGAAGGTTTCTATGACAAATATGCTTTCACTGTGAATAAGATTGCCGACTGGCAACTACTGCTTCCTATCCCGCAAAGCGTGATAGACAATAATCCGAGCGTAGTTACCCAGAATCCCAATTACTAA
- a CDS encoding SusC/RagA family TonB-linked outer membrane protein, protein MRNKSFYYPLMIAMLLLLCTPFVTVVYAQSFTVTGTVADSQGGVPGVNVKVKGSTTGTITDMDGKFTLNVPSSKSVLVISYIGYTTQEIPVNNQKMLNINLKEDTKVLDEVVVVGYGVQKKSHLTGSVSKMDVNNLTDIPVTQVDQLLQGKIAGVNIQNSTSEAGAAPQIRVRGMGSISADSSPLIVIDGYPVPEGLSTLDMADIASIEVLKDAASAAIYGSRAANGVILVTTKEGNASKAKYSVKASTGLKWAYKLHPIMSSKDYYNMMGYEAALQNKSIAANDEAFGLINNYTDWQREGLQDTPQIHQVQLSVSGGKKDITYYISGNYAQEDGIMINSNYKRLNLRSRINAKLSKRVDLSLNIAPSYTKTETPSTNFIDFYRTPSFMPVRHTEETAALTGKAIGSWARGSDFSNIMYTREDGTQVKASPFNTSNNNPKSLMDTEERFKEDYNLQANSSINVQIMKGLTFTTSNGFYIKYRQNNEYRNYESRKDEESAMGTYKNRLYVDLLSENTLNYIGKKGKHDYAALLGYTAQTTSETTASIVGLGFPTDYVHTLNAATSFDVSQTNTIKFRTAMMSALARVNYSYADKYLVSASLRTDGSSLFADGKQWGWFPSVSLGWRASEEAFLKGVSWLNMLKLRASFGVTGNNNIPANSYYNLLYASNYALGSGTGALIPGLGKTTSTKGNHDITWEQTYEYNAGIDFSALDNRISLTLEGYYSITKQLLFKQPVVSFMGYSDYWNNIGRIRNSGIEIELNTHNIRTKNFEWTTSFNLSSNFNKLLELSGEERLISTGERNETYLAQVGHRAISFFGYKTDGVYLNQADLDASPHLASATPGSLKIVDINDDGVINDKDRTVIGNPFPKATWGISNTFRWKGFDLYFLIQGVSGLDVFNGDGYYTESKKFNRNYVKDRWISAEYPGDGRTPTVGSAGISWEFTDYMIEDGSFVALRDVVLGYTFDKKKLKKAGLNSLRLYASGQNLLYFWGKSYRGINPEARVTTGSYSSPLVNGYQRGGFPIQSTVNIGFELNF, encoded by the coding sequence ATGAGGAACAAATCGTTTTATTACCCTTTAATGATAGCAATGTTGTTATTGTTATGTACCCCGTTCGTAACGGTTGTCTACGCGCAATCATTTACTGTCACCGGTACAGTCGCCGATAGTCAAGGCGGTGTTCCCGGAGTAAATGTGAAGGTGAAAGGAAGTACCACCGGTACTATCACCGATATGGACGGCAAATTTACATTGAATGTCCCCTCTTCCAAATCTGTCCTTGTCATCTCCTACATCGGATATACGACGCAGGAAATACCCGTCAATAATCAGAAGATGCTGAATATCAACTTAAAAGAAGATACGAAAGTGTTGGATGAAGTAGTGGTGGTAGGTTATGGCGTGCAGAAGAAATCCCACCTGACCGGGTCTGTATCCAAGATGGACGTCAACAACCTGACAGATATTCCCGTGACACAAGTAGACCAACTGCTGCAAGGAAAGATTGCCGGTGTTAATATTCAGAACTCCACTTCCGAGGCCGGAGCTGCTCCGCAAATCCGTGTACGTGGTATGGGTTCTATCAGTGCCGACAGTTCTCCTCTGATTGTCATCGACGGTTACCCTGTTCCCGAAGGACTCTCTACACTCGATATGGCGGATATTGCTTCTATCGAAGTATTGAAAGATGCCGCTTCCGCCGCTATCTACGGTTCACGTGCAGCGAATGGCGTCATTTTGGTAACGACCAAAGAAGGAAACGCCAGCAAAGCGAAATACAGTGTGAAAGCCTCTACCGGATTAAAGTGGGCGTATAAACTGCATCCGATCATGAGTTCGAAAGACTATTATAACATGATGGGCTATGAAGCCGCCTTGCAAAACAAATCCATAGCAGCCAACGACGAAGCCTTCGGACTTATCAATAATTATACCGACTGGCAACGGGAAGGATTGCAGGACACTCCGCAGATTCATCAGGTACAACTCTCCGTATCGGGCGGCAAAAAAGACATTACGTATTACATCTCCGGCAACTATGCACAGGAAGACGGTATTATGATTAACAGCAACTACAAACGTTTGAACCTTCGTTCGCGCATCAATGCGAAGTTGTCCAAACGGGTAGATCTTAGCCTGAACATAGCTCCGTCCTACACCAAAACGGAAACACCGTCAACCAACTTCATCGATTTCTACCGTACACCGTCTTTCATGCCGGTACGTCATACGGAAGAAACGGCAGCCCTCACAGGAAAAGCCATCGGTTCGTGGGCACGCGGTAGCGACTTCAGTAACATCATGTACACACGTGAAGACGGTACGCAAGTGAAAGCCAGTCCGTTCAATACCAGCAACAACAATCCGAAGTCATTGATGGATACCGAAGAACGCTTCAAGGAAGACTATAACCTGCAAGCCAATTCCTCTATCAATGTACAAATCATGAAAGGGTTGACTTTCACCACTTCCAACGGTTTCTACATTAAATATCGTCAGAACAACGAATACCGTAACTACGAATCCCGCAAAGACGAAGAGTCGGCTATGGGTACTTACAAAAACCGTCTCTATGTCGACTTGTTGAGTGAAAACACACTGAACTACATCGGCAAGAAAGGTAAGCATGATTATGCAGCCTTATTGGGTTACACCGCACAGACTACCTCGGAAACGACAGCCAGCATCGTAGGTCTGGGCTTCCCTACCGATTATGTGCATACGCTCAATGCGGCCACTTCTTTCGACGTCAGCCAAACGAACACCATTAAGTTCCGTACCGCTATGATGTCTGCCCTTGCACGTGTCAATTACAGCTATGCTGACAAATATCTTGTTTCCGCCAGTCTGCGTACGGACGGTAGTTCTCTTTTTGCCGACGGTAAACAGTGGGGTTGGTTCCCTTCCGTATCACTCGGATGGCGTGCTTCGGAAGAAGCCTTCCTGAAAGGCGTAAGCTGGCTGAATATGCTGAAGCTGCGTGCCAGCTTTGGTGTGACGGGTAACAATAATATTCCTGCCAACTCTTATTACAATCTGCTTTACGCCAGCAACTATGCGTTGGGTAGCGGAACAGGCGCACTGATCCCCGGACTGGGTAAGACTACCTCTACCAAAGGTAACCATGACATCACTTGGGAACAGACGTACGAATACAACGCCGGTATCGACTTCAGCGCACTGGACAACCGTATCAGCCTGACTCTGGAAGGTTACTATTCCATCACCAAACAATTGCTGTTCAAACAACCGGTCGTTTCTTTCATGGGTTACAGTGATTACTGGAACAATATCGGACGTATCCGCAACAGTGGTATTGAAATCGAGTTGAACACGCACAACATTCGCACCAAGAACTTCGAATGGACTACTTCGTTCAATCTCTCGTCCAACTTCAACAAGCTGCTCGAACTGTCCGGCGAAGAGAGACTGATCTCTACCGGCGAACGTAATGAAACATACTTGGCACAAGTAGGACACCGCGCCATCTCATTCTTCGGTTACAAAACCGACGGTGTTTATCTCAACCAGGCGGATCTCGACGCTTCCCCACACTTGGCAAGTGCCACACCGGGCAGTCTCAAGATTGTAGACATCAATGATGACGGCGTTATCAACGACAAAGACCGTACCGTCATCGGTAATCCGTTCCCGAAAGCAACCTGGGGTATTTCAAATACTTTCAGATGGAAAGGATTCGATCTTTACTTCCTCATTCAAGGGGTAAGCGGACTGGATGTATTCAATGGTGACGGCTACTACACCGAATCCAAGAAGTTCAACCGCAATTATGTGAAAGACCGTTGGATCAGCGCCGAATATCCGGGTGACGGACGTACTCCTACTGTCGGTTCGGCAGGTATTTCATGGGAGTTCACCGACTATATGATTGAAGACGGTTCATTCGTGGCCCTGCGTGATGTAGTTCTCGGTTATACCTTCGACAAGAAGAAGTTGAAAAAGGCAGGACTCAATTCACTCCGCCTTTATGCTTCCGGTCAGAACCTGCTCTACTTCTGGGGAAAAAGCTACCGGGGAATCAATCCCGAAGCCCGTGTAACTACAGGCTCCTACTCTTCCCCATTGGTCAACGGATACCAGCGTGGAGGATTCCCGATACAGTCTACCGTCAATATCGGATTCGAACTTAACTTCTAA
- a CDS encoding alginate lyase family protein has product MRNLLLSAFALVCLLPMNAQTVNTRIYPAEKLAKVKAKADTPTYAPAIKTLMKEADKAMNLTPPSVMDKSMTASSGDKHDYMSMGPYWWPDPSKPDGLPYIRKDGQRNPELSKLDRDRLGNMAKAVTTLGIAYYFSGNEQYAKKATDFLKVWFLDAKTKMNPNLNYGQTIPGRRDGLGRGTGMIDTYCFVEMLDALTLLDSSKAMTPAIKKGMKEWFTQFVEWIQTSPVAAEENAAKNNHGLAYDVQLTAYALYIGNKELAIQILKEFPAKRLFSQIEPDGKQPLELERTTAFGYTLFNLTHMLDMSFIGATEGIDIYNAASEDGRSITAALKFTIPYIGKPQSEWPYQQIKEWDKKQDEACWVLRKASFFDPKAGYEAIGAKYRTTSASSRLNLMYSLE; this is encoded by the coding sequence ATGAGAAACCTGTTATTGAGTGCTTTTGCACTGGTTTGCCTGCTTCCAATGAACGCACAAACCGTCAACACCCGCATCTATCCTGCTGAAAAGCTGGCTAAAGTGAAGGCTAAAGCCGATACTCCTACATACGCCCCGGCTATCAAAACGTTAATGAAAGAGGCCGACAAAGCTATGAACCTGACTCCTCCTTCGGTGATGGATAAAAGTATGACAGCCTCCAGCGGAGACAAACACGATTACATGAGTATGGGACCTTACTGGTGGCCCGATCCTTCCAAACCGGACGGCTTGCCTTATATCCGCAAAGACGGGCAACGCAATCCCGAACTGTCCAAGTTAGACCGTGACCGGTTGGGAAACATGGCAAAAGCCGTTACCACACTGGGGATTGCTTACTATTTCTCGGGCAACGAGCAATATGCGAAGAAAGCAACCGACTTTCTGAAAGTATGGTTCCTGGACGCCAAAACAAAAATGAATCCGAACCTGAATTACGGTCAGACCATTCCCGGCCGCAGAGATGGCCTGGGACGCGGAACAGGTATGATTGATACTTACTGCTTCGTAGAAATGCTGGATGCGCTTACCCTGCTGGATAGCTCGAAAGCCATGACACCCGCCATCAAAAAAGGAATGAAAGAATGGTTCACGCAGTTTGTAGAGTGGATACAGACAAGCCCTGTCGCCGCCGAAGAAAATGCCGCCAAGAACAATCATGGCCTGGCTTATGACGTGCAACTGACAGCGTACGCCCTGTATATCGGCAACAAAGAATTGGCAATCCAGATTCTAAAAGAATTCCCGGCAAAGCGTCTGTTTTCTCAAATTGAACCGGACGGCAAACAACCGCTGGAATTGGAACGCACAACTGCTTTCGGTTATACCCTCTTCAACCTGACGCACATGCTGGATATGTCTTTCATTGGCGCAACGGAAGGTATAGATATCTATAACGCCGCCAGCGAAGACGGACGTTCCATCACTGCCGCACTGAAATTTACCATTCCCTATATCGGCAAGCCGCAGAGCGAATGGCCTTACCAGCAAATCAAAGAATGGGACAAGAAACAGGATGAAGCCTGCTGGGTGCTCCGCAAAGCCTCTTTCTTCGACCCGAAAGCTGGATATGAAGCGATCGGTGCCAAATATCGCACCACTTCTGCTTCCAGCCGTCTGAATTTAATGTATAGTTTAGAATAA